The following proteins come from a genomic window of Streptomyces sp. NBC_01716:
- a CDS encoding vWA domain-containing protein — translation MSVHSVQFGSGFEERQPVVLLLDTSASMGRPEEHPRIDELNGALTRWFDGVRAQERLRTRVEVCLITFDSAVRVYDPGPGRLVPVEEADADRLFVPVDGMHPPTLRAAGLTRLTEAVERAVELARTRYRTLQGQRVPVRRPFLWVLTDGAPSDAQGRPLDTTALAATAERVRRGEEKGEWVFQLIGVRGADLPMLRVLAPEATSSLENLDFGRILDLLFQSTDDSSPDQDAEAFRRMFNERATRLSRMDRLERGLR, via the coding sequence ATGAGCGTCCACAGCGTCCAGTTCGGGAGCGGCTTCGAGGAACGGCAGCCCGTCGTCCTCCTCCTCGACACCTCCGCGTCCATGGGCCGCCCCGAGGAACACCCGCGGATCGACGAGCTGAACGGCGCGCTGACCCGCTGGTTCGACGGGGTCCGCGCACAGGAGCGGCTGCGCACCCGGGTGGAGGTCTGCCTCATCACCTTCGACTCGGCGGTGCGGGTCTACGACCCCGGTCCGGGCCGGCTGGTCCCGGTCGAGGAAGCCGACGCCGACCGGCTCTTCGTCCCGGTGGACGGCATGCACCCGCCCACACTGCGCGCCGCGGGGCTGACCCGGCTGACGGAAGCCGTGGAAAGGGCCGTCGAACTGGCCCGTACCCGCTACCGCACCTTGCAGGGGCAACGGGTGCCGGTCCGGCGCCCCTTCCTGTGGGTCCTGACGGACGGCGCACCCAGCGACGCCCAGGGCCGCCCCCTGGACACGACGGCCCTGGCTGCCACGGCGGAGCGGGTGCGCCGGGGCGAGGAGAAGGGGGAGTGGGTCTTCCAGCTCATCGGGGTGCGCGGCGCCGACCTGCCGATGCTCCGGGTACTGGCGCCGGAGGCCACCTCTTCCCTGGAGAACCTGGACTTCGGCCGGATCCTCGACCTGCTCTTCCAGAGCACGGACGACAGCAGCCCTGACCAGGACGCGGAGGCCTTCCGCCGGATGTTCAACGAACGCGCCACCCGGCTCTCGCGCATGGACCGACTGGAGAGGGGGCTCC
- a CDS encoding macro domain-containing protein produces MAPPSIDHTSILGELQAVRRAGLLRLRGRELPALDSAAAALASTTRTREGAVETLLRRAVERLDAGTLRTAAEYTLGLAQGTRDWPASSRRARAAEVYRVSEERFRKHHEVMVLGQVAEHIVELVEGGGDEPGEGDWEGDTHRSVDVLAGDRTVRLALHVHPVDLLRDVDVVVSPANTYFALPEPYKSSVSASLRRAAAARGVTGDLLDDPVLEELRKWTARHGTSGRPVVPGTVVATGSGAMAEYGVRRIYHAAVAVPRAGTNDYDVLPADVTRATSRALALLAEEHDRHTPPLRSVCFPLLGSGRGGLPYRVSAAAVWSAVEAELARGARWDVHFVVRTPEAARVVERIPARTRPGRDQSAPGRSG; encoded by the coding sequence ATGGCACCGCCATCCATTGACCACACGTCAATACTCGGGGAATTACAGGCGGTTCGACGGGCGGGACTGCTGAGGCTGCGCGGCCGCGAGCTGCCCGCCCTCGACTCGGCCGCGGCCGCTCTGGCCTCCACCACGCGCACCCGCGAGGGCGCCGTGGAGACGCTGCTGCGCCGCGCCGTGGAGCGGCTCGACGCGGGCACCCTGCGGACCGCCGCCGAGTACACGCTGGGCCTGGCCCAGGGCACCAGGGACTGGCCGGCGTCCTCCCGGCGGGCCCGCGCGGCCGAGGTGTACCGGGTGAGCGAGGAGCGCTTCCGCAAGCACCACGAGGTGATGGTGCTCGGGCAAGTGGCCGAGCACATAGTGGAGTTGGTGGAGGGTGGCGGGGACGAGCCGGGCGAGGGCGACTGGGAGGGGGACACCCACCGCTCCGTGGACGTCCTGGCAGGCGACCGGACCGTACGCCTCGCGCTCCATGTCCACCCGGTCGACCTGCTGCGGGACGTGGACGTGGTGGTCTCCCCTGCCAACACCTACTTCGCGCTGCCCGAGCCGTACAAGTCCTCGGTCTCCGCCTCGCTGCGCCGGGCCGCCGCCGCGCGCGGGGTGACCGGCGACCTGCTGGACGACCCGGTTCTCGAAGAGCTGCGCAAGTGGACGGCCCGGCACGGCACTTCGGGACGCCCGGTGGTCCCGGGCACCGTGGTGGCGACCGGTTCGGGAGCCATGGCCGAGTACGGCGTACGACGGATCTACCACGCGGCTGTTGCCGTGCCCCGGGCCGGCACCAACGACTACGACGTGCTGCCCGCCGACGTCACCCGCGCCACCTCGCGCGCGCTCGCGCTGCTGGCCGAGGAGCACGACCGGCACACCCCGCCGCTGCGCTCGGTGTGCTTCCCGCTGCTCGGCTCCGGGCGCGGCGGGCTTCCGTACCGGGTGAGCGCCGCCGCCGTATGGAGCGCCGTCGAGGCGGAGCTGGCGCGCGGGGCGCGCTGGGACGTGCACTTCGTGGTCCGTACCCCGGAGGCGGCCCGCGTGGTGGAGCGGATCCCGGCCAGGACCCGCCCGGGGCGCGACCAGTCGGCGCCCGGCCGGTCCGGTTGA